A genomic window from Planococcus rifietoensis includes:
- a CDS encoding YhdH/YhfP family quinone oxidoreductase, with protein MDLFKAIVIKQQEDEVTYGVEQISEDQLSQGDALVKVAYSSINYKDMLAVQKKGGVIRDYPMIPGIDFSGTVVHTADGRFQQGQEVIVTGFEMGMSHTGGFSEYARVPAEWIVPLPDGLSLKDAMVFGTAGFTAALSIQALEQNGMDPKNNPELLVTGSTGGVGSVALQILSKIGYPNITALVRKDHQVDVAKSLGASAVIFPDDLGELKKPLNKQKFDYVLDTVGGDVASVLIPQISYGGSMSMCGNAAGLQLTATVLPFILRGVNLLGIDSVNVPIEKRGAIWDKMSADWNITQTTLTDEVSLEQIPDTIEAIKNGKHLGRTIVNCQNA; from the coding sequence ATGGATTTATTTAAAGCGATTGTCATTAAACAGCAAGAAGATGAAGTGACCTACGGCGTGGAACAAATCAGTGAAGACCAATTATCGCAAGGAGACGCCTTGGTGAAAGTGGCGTATTCGTCGATCAATTACAAAGACATGCTCGCGGTGCAGAAAAAAGGCGGAGTCATCCGCGATTACCCGATGATTCCCGGAATCGACTTCAGCGGAACGGTTGTACATACAGCGGACGGGCGATTCCAGCAAGGCCAGGAAGTGATTGTCACCGGGTTTGAAATGGGCATGAGTCATACCGGCGGGTTCTCTGAATATGCCCGCGTGCCGGCCGAGTGGATCGTGCCTTTGCCGGACGGCTTGAGCTTGAAAGACGCTATGGTGTTCGGGACGGCAGGATTCACGGCGGCCTTATCCATCCAAGCACTCGAACAAAACGGTATGGACCCAAAAAACAATCCGGAGCTATTGGTGACAGGATCGACTGGCGGCGTCGGAAGCGTCGCGCTGCAGATTCTTTCTAAAATCGGCTACCCCAATATCACGGCCTTGGTGCGCAAAGACCATCAAGTGGACGTGGCGAAATCGCTCGGGGCCAGCGCGGTCATTTTCCCGGATGATCTGGGCGAACTGAAAAAGCCATTGAACAAGCAAAAATTCGATTATGTCCTCGATACGGTCGGCGGCGATGTGGCATCGGTCCTCATCCCGCAAATTTCCTATGGCGGCAGCATGAGCATGTGCGGCAACGCAGCTGGCCTTCAACTGACGGCGACGGTGCTGCCGTTCATCCTAAGAGGCGTCAATTTGCTTGGCATCGATTCAGTCAATGTGCCGATCGAAAAACGCGGCGCCATCTGGGACAAGATGTCAGCCGACTGGAACATCACCCAAACAACTTTGACGGACGAAGTCTCGCTCGAACAAATTCCTGATACGATCGAGGCAATCAAAAACGGGAAGCATTTAGGGAGAACGATCGTTAATTGCCAAAATGCTTAA
- a CDS encoding Type 1 glutamine amidotransferase-like domain-containing protein, translated as MKIHYYLGWFTDFFPENLSKALREDLPERKSLVMVSSDPSDAEVDGAVERSWLDQAGISFDEYHLIDSNIEQEVAHALIRNASAIFLLGGDTLEQNRFLKDFKLAEPIKTSTALVMGASAGAINMSAKWKCSERFGYPEGMDIFCDGLSLDPFSVLSHFDLENNMALVQEELSALSDEMNVYASNKDCALRSKGGHIDILGDVYVMSRSNIRKLDETF; from the coding sequence ATGAAAATCCATTATTATTTAGGCTGGTTTACTGATTTTTTCCCGGAAAACCTGAGCAAAGCTTTAAGGGAAGACCTTCCAGAACGGAAATCGCTCGTGATGGTCAGTTCGGATCCATCAGATGCTGAAGTGGACGGCGCTGTGGAACGTTCCTGGTTAGATCAGGCAGGCATTTCATTCGATGAATATCATTTAATCGATTCGAACATAGAGCAGGAAGTGGCCCATGCCTTAATCAGAAATGCCTCGGCCATTTTTCTATTGGGCGGAGATACGCTTGAGCAAAACCGGTTTTTGAAGGATTTCAAATTAGCGGAACCGATCAAAACGAGCACCGCCTTGGTCATGGGGGCCAGTGCCGGGGCGATCAATATGTCCGCTAAATGGAAATGCTCGGAACGCTTTGGCTATCCTGAGGGCATGGACATTTTTTGCGACGGCCTCTCGCTAGACCCTTTTTCCGTGCTGTCCCATTTCGACCTCGAAAACAATATGGCACTCGTACAAGAAGAGCTGTCTGCCCTGTCGGATGAAATGAACGTGTATGCGTCAAATAAAGACTGTGCCTTGCGCTCAAAAGGCGGCCATATCGATATTTTAGGGGATGTTTATGTCATGTCGCGCTCAAACATCCGGAAATTGGATGAGACTTTTTAG
- a CDS encoding peptidase E, with amino-acid sequence MKQIIALGGGGFSMEPENPLLDLYILEQSPKETPKICFIPTASGDADSYIARFYDFFEQQSCEPTHLSLFKPPAQDLEEFVLSQDILYVGGGNTKNLLALWREWGLDRIIEKAWNQGIILAGISAGSICWFEQGVTDSYGDELHPLDCLGFLTGSNCPHYDGETHRRPTFQRLLEQGQIKPGLAADDGVALHFTEQDLHSAVSSRPYAKAYRVGEGYEHELETKFLGNPDAM; translated from the coding sequence ATGAAACAGATTATCGCACTAGGCGGAGGCGGCTTCTCGATGGAGCCGGAGAACCCGCTACTCGATTTATACATATTGGAACAATCACCGAAAGAAACGCCGAAAATTTGCTTTATCCCGACGGCAAGCGGAGACGCAGACAGCTATATCGCGCGCTTCTACGACTTCTTCGAACAACAAAGCTGCGAGCCGACGCATCTGTCATTATTCAAGCCGCCCGCACAAGATCTGGAAGAGTTCGTCTTGTCACAGGACATTTTGTATGTCGGCGGGGGTAATACGAAAAACTTGCTTGCGTTGTGGCGGGAATGGGGCTTGGACCGGATCATTGAAAAAGCTTGGAATCAAGGAATTATCCTGGCAGGCATCAGTGCGGGATCGATTTGCTGGTTCGAACAAGGCGTCACCGATTCTTATGGCGATGAGCTTCATCCATTGGACTGCTTAGGGTTTTTGACCGGCAGCAATTGCCCCCATTACGACGGGGAAACACACCGGCGTCCGACGTTTCAACGGCTGCTTGAGCAAGGGCAGATCAAGCCAGGGCTAGCCGCGGATGACGGCGTGGCGCTTCATTTTACTGAACAGGACTTGCATAGCGCTGTCAGTTCACGCCCTTACGCCAAGGCTTACCGTGTAGGCGAGGGATATGAACATGAACTGGAAACCAAGTTTCTGGGAAACCCTGACGCAATGTAA
- a CDS encoding NUDIX domain-containing protein yields MGNRGSVVLVEENKVALIKRVHAGSVYYVFPGGGIQQHETPEAAAKREAFEELGVQVEIEGLFATIYYEGNQYFFIAKRTGGTIGTGLGEEYTDLDRRRGTYEPVWVQLREAHKLNIKPREVAAKLQQLAANEQLDT; encoded by the coding sequence ATGGGGAATAGAGGCTCGGTCGTACTTGTCGAAGAGAATAAGGTAGCGCTGATCAAACGCGTACACGCTGGTTCTGTGTATTATGTGTTTCCAGGCGGCGGCATTCAACAACACGAAACGCCGGAAGCTGCAGCAAAAAGGGAAGCATTCGAGGAACTGGGCGTGCAAGTGGAAATCGAAGGGCTTTTCGCAACAATATACTATGAAGGCAATCAGTATTTTTTTATAGCGAAGAGAACCGGCGGCACTATCGGCACGGGATTGGGAGAAGAGTACACAGACTTGGATCGACGTCGCGGGACGTACGAGCCGGTATGGGTCCAGCTGAGAGAGGCACATAAGCTGAATATAAAACCGCGGGAGGTCGCGGCGAAATTGCAGCAATTGGCTGCGAATGAACAACTCGATACATAA
- a CDS encoding MMPL family transporter, which translates to MSRFFYSIGKTAYSKPWIFIASWLLILGVIITAIVTNGVNTSSETRIDGTAAQDVLDELAEEYPAASGGQGSYLFEVPEGEAIDDPANAQALAMAANEIYSLEHVVNPMDMLQDEEAMAQMQGLQDMMSQLPASEVNHRPFIVQEMPVPGIQISEDGTVALFQFQLTKTAEDLSEAEREELADAANIAQDNSSITVIPTGALQGVDIPIGGTHEIIGLAIAAVILVVTLGSLIAAGLPLVVALIGVGVGVGGTFALSSMFEINSLTPVLALMIGLAVGIDYALFIVNRQRKLITEQQLTAKEAAARAVGTAGSAVFFAGLTVIIALSGLLVIGISFLSSMAIVAALTVLIDVLVALTLLPALLGLIGERIVSAKTRNKAQANNSSKPSFAQGWITGLLKTKWAAVLLVIIVLGTLAVPVAQMNLGMPSGESANQDTAVRQSYDVISDSFGEGFNGPLLVVAKDQDAAAVNPQEYFQLLSNISQLDGVAEVSPGGFNEDGTIAIISIIPENGPTDEATKQLVESLRTDAAATENTNAEIGVTGLTAVNIDISEKLAEVFPIYIAIIVVLSLLILLVVFRSILIPIKATVGFLLSIMATFGATTAVFQWGWLGSLFGIDTGGPLLSFIPIMVTGILYGLAMDYQVFLVSSMREAYIHGEKGDGAIVSGYKTASKVVVAAALIMVSVFSGFIFTDDIMIKQIGFALAFGILVDAFLIRMIFVPAVMSMFGDKIWWLPKWLDKILPDLDIEGEKLLHELNEKDKDKAIRTNTGENSI; encoded by the coding sequence GTGTCGAGATTTTTTTACAGCATCGGAAAAACAGCCTATAGCAAGCCTTGGATCTTTATTGCCAGCTGGCTGCTCATTTTAGGCGTCATCATCACAGCCATTGTCACGAATGGCGTGAATACAAGCAGCGAAACAAGAATTGACGGCACCGCCGCACAGGACGTGCTGGACGAATTGGCGGAAGAATACCCGGCAGCATCCGGCGGGCAAGGCAGTTATTTATTCGAAGTGCCGGAAGGGGAAGCCATTGACGATCCGGCCAATGCCCAAGCTTTAGCCATGGCAGCCAATGAAATTTACAGTTTGGAACATGTCGTCAATCCGATGGATATGCTGCAGGACGAGGAAGCAATGGCACAGATGCAGGGACTGCAGGACATGATGAGCCAGCTTCCGGCGTCTGAAGTCAACCACCGGCCGTTCATCGTTCAAGAAATGCCGGTCCCGGGCATCCAGATTTCAGAGGACGGCACGGTCGCATTATTCCAGTTCCAACTGACCAAAACAGCGGAAGACTTGAGTGAAGCGGAACGCGAAGAACTTGCGGATGCCGCAAATATCGCTCAAGACAATTCTTCCATCACAGTCATTCCGACGGGTGCGCTGCAAGGCGTCGATATCCCGATCGGCGGCACCCATGAAATCATCGGGCTCGCGATCGCAGCAGTCATCCTGGTCGTCACGCTCGGCTCACTCATCGCAGCGGGCTTGCCGCTAGTTGTGGCATTGATCGGCGTCGGTGTGGGTGTCGGCGGGACGTTCGCCTTGTCGAGCATGTTCGAAATCAACAGCCTGACACCGGTTCTCGCTTTGATGATCGGCCTTGCAGTCGGCATCGATTATGCCTTGTTCATTGTTAACAGACAGCGCAAACTGATCACCGAACAACAATTGACCGCGAAAGAAGCGGCTGCCCGTGCAGTCGGCACAGCAGGCAGCGCGGTATTCTTTGCCGGCTTGACCGTCATCATCGCGCTCAGCGGCTTGCTGGTCATCGGCATCTCGTTCCTCAGCAGTATGGCAATCGTCGCCGCATTGACGGTGCTAATCGATGTGCTGGTCGCGCTCACGCTTCTCCCGGCCTTGCTCGGGTTGATCGGTGAGCGGATCGTCTCAGCCAAAACGAGAAATAAAGCCCAAGCGAACAACAGCTCGAAACCAAGCTTTGCCCAAGGATGGATCACCGGCTTATTGAAAACGAAATGGGCCGCGGTCTTACTGGTCATTATCGTTCTTGGTACGCTCGCAGTGCCGGTCGCGCAAATGAACCTCGGCATGCCATCCGGCGAAAGCGCCAATCAAGACACCGCTGTAAGGCAGAGCTATGACGTCATTTCCGACAGCTTCGGGGAAGGTTTTAACGGCCCGTTGCTTGTCGTGGCGAAAGACCAGGACGCAGCTGCAGTGAATCCGCAGGAATATTTCCAGCTGCTCAGCAATATCTCACAGCTCGACGGCGTAGCGGAAGTATCTCCAGGCGGCTTTAATGAAGACGGAACGATCGCCATCATCAGCATCATTCCGGAAAACGGGCCGACCGATGAAGCGACAAAACAATTGGTGGAAAGTTTACGGACAGATGCCGCTGCCACTGAAAACACCAATGCAGAAATCGGCGTGACCGGCTTGACGGCGGTCAATATCGACATCTCGGAAAAACTCGCTGAAGTATTCCCGATCTATATCGCCATTATCGTCGTGCTGTCACTGCTTATCCTGTTAGTCGTGTTCCGTTCGATCTTGATCCCAATCAAGGCAACGGTCGGTTTCCTGTTGAGCATCATGGCAACATTCGGCGCCACAACCGCAGTCTTCCAGTGGGGCTGGCTCGGATCGCTCTTCGGAATCGATACCGGCGGCCCGTTGTTGAGCTTTATCCCGATCATGGTCACGGGGATTCTGTACGGGCTCGCCATGGATTATCAAGTATTCCTTGTGTCATCGATGCGCGAAGCCTATATACACGGTGAAAAAGGCGATGGGGCCATCGTCAGCGGCTACAAGACGGCGAGTAAAGTCGTGGTCGCCGCCGCATTGATCATGGTCTCGGTATTCTCCGGCTTTATCTTCACAGATGACATCATGATCAAGCAAATTGGCTTTGCCTTAGCGTTCGGCATCCTCGTCGATGCATTCCTTATCCGCATGATCTTCGTGCCGGCCGTCATGTCGATGTTCGGCGACAAAATCTGGTGGCTGCCAAAATGGCTCGACAAGATTCTCCCGGATTTGGACATTGAAGGCGAAAAATTGCTTCATGAATTGAATGAAAAAGATAAAGATAAAGCGATACGCACGAATACTGGAGAAAACTCCATCTAA
- the aldA gene encoding aldehyde dehydrogenase, with translation MQTHQMYVNGEYIKSTGDEWIDIINPATEQVISKIPKGTEEDVNKAVEAAHQAQQAWELKPNIERGKIVRKLGDKIAENRDKFIDLLQEEQGKDYELASGEVDLAIDYFHYMSEWARRIEGEIVPSDHPNENILVYKKPIGVVAGIIPWNFPVFILARKVATALVTGCTIVIKPSQQTPNTAMEFTKIVDAMEEIPKGVYNVVTGTGSEIGNALASHKKVQMITMTGSLPAGTKVMEAAAQNITKVNLELGGKAPAIVTQHADLDLAAKAITTSRLANGGQACTNAERLYVHESVAEELSQKLIQAFEATKLGDPRESKDVTMGPLISQDRLETVEGMVKDAVSQGATVATGGERADLAGFFYKPTILTNVTHDSDIMREEIFGPVLPMTTYSTIEEAIEMANDTVYGLSSSIYTDDLNEAMRVVNEMKFGETYVNRENFEAVQGYHAGMRQSGLGGADGKHGMEDFLATQVVYMQYKK, from the coding sequence TTGCAAACTCACCAAATGTATGTGAACGGCGAATATATAAAGTCTACTGGAGACGAATGGATCGACATCATCAACCCGGCAACGGAACAAGTGATTTCTAAGATTCCTAAAGGAACGGAAGAAGATGTGAATAAGGCAGTAGAAGCGGCGCATCAGGCACAACAGGCTTGGGAATTGAAACCGAATATCGAACGCGGGAAAATCGTCCGCAAGCTGGGCGATAAAATCGCTGAAAACCGTGATAAATTTATCGACTTATTGCAGGAAGAGCAAGGAAAAGACTATGAACTGGCAAGCGGCGAAGTTGACTTGGCGATTGATTACTTCCATTATATGTCCGAATGGGCACGACGCATCGAAGGGGAAATCGTCCCAAGCGACCATCCGAATGAAAATATCTTAGTCTACAAAAAGCCGATCGGCGTCGTAGCAGGCATTATCCCTTGGAATTTCCCGGTATTCATCCTGGCACGGAAAGTCGCGACAGCGCTTGTCACTGGCTGCACAATCGTCATCAAACCGAGCCAGCAAACACCGAATACCGCCATGGAATTCACAAAAATCGTCGACGCGATGGAAGAAATTCCAAAAGGCGTCTACAATGTGGTAACCGGAACTGGTTCTGAAATCGGCAATGCGCTGGCTTCGCACAAGAAAGTTCAGATGATCACGATGACAGGAAGCTTGCCGGCCGGTACGAAAGTAATGGAAGCGGCAGCGCAAAACATCACCAAGGTCAATCTCGAACTTGGCGGTAAAGCGCCAGCTATCGTCACGCAGCATGCAGATTTGGACCTGGCCGCAAAAGCCATCACCACATCGAGACTCGCAAATGGCGGACAGGCGTGTACGAATGCGGAGCGTCTTTATGTCCATGAAAGCGTGGCGGAAGAGCTCAGCCAAAAACTTATCCAGGCATTCGAAGCGACCAAGCTCGGCGACCCGAGAGAAAGCAAAGACGTAACAATGGGGCCGCTGATCAGCCAGGACCGTTTGGAGACTGTCGAAGGCATGGTTAAAGATGCAGTGTCGCAAGGGGCGACCGTTGCGACAGGTGGGGAACGCGCGGATCTGGCCGGGTTCTTCTACAAGCCAACTATTTTAACGAACGTGACACACGATTCCGATATCATGCGTGAAGAGATTTTCGGACCGGTGCTTCCGATGACCACTTACAGCACTATTGAAGAAGCAATTGAAATGGCCAACGATACGGTTTACGGCTTGTCTTCTTCTATCTATACAGACGACCTGAACGAAGCAATGCGCGTCGTCAATGAAATGAAATTCGGCGAGACTTACGTCAACCGTGAAAACTTCGAAGCAGTGCAGGGCTATCACGCTGGCATGCGCCAATCCGGCCTCGGCGGTGCGGACGGCAAGCATGGCATGGAAGACTTCCTTGCGACACAAGTTGTTTATATGCAGTATAAAAAATAA
- a CDS encoding DHA2 family efflux MFS transporter permease subunit: protein MTTIAGQQQETIKTTPILISFLIAGFIGLFSETALNMALGDLIQQFGVGSSTIQWLTTGYLLTLGILVPVSGLLLQWFSTRQLFIAALAFSVTGTLIAALAPSFSILMVARVIQAIGTGLLLPLMFNTILLIFPIHRRGAIMGLMGLVIMFAPAIGPTISGFLIENLSWHWIFWVSLPFLVFALVFGIMFMQNVSVITKPKIDITSIVLSSLGFGGIVYGFSTAGESGWGSFIVIASIAVGFVSLFLFSIRQFKMDQPMINLRVFKYPMFTLGLAAVFIAFMVILSSAILLPLYLQTGLGLAAVTAGLILLPGGVLNGLMSPITGRIYDKYGPRGLVIPGFSIIIITLWNLSGVTTATTAVTIVVLNTLLMVGVSLVMMPAQTNALNQLPKDLYPDGTALMNTLQQVSGAIGTAVAITIMSSTQSTYMQTVSDPNSASAIPEALTAGVQNAFTFGLVLAVIGLVISFFIKSVHLAKEEAPQGKVVENT from the coding sequence ATGACAACAATAGCAGGACAGCAACAAGAAACCATCAAAACGACCCCTATTTTAATTTCATTCTTAATCGCAGGCTTTATTGGATTGTTCAGTGAGACTGCGCTCAATATGGCATTGGGTGATTTAATCCAACAATTCGGCGTAGGATCGTCCACCATCCAATGGCTCACGACCGGATACTTGCTGACACTCGGCATACTGGTCCCTGTGTCGGGCTTATTGCTGCAATGGTTCAGCACAAGACAGCTATTCATTGCCGCGCTGGCCTTTTCAGTGACCGGCACCTTGATCGCTGCACTGGCGCCGAGCTTCAGCATTCTCATGGTGGCCCGTGTCATCCAGGCAATCGGAACAGGCTTGCTGTTGCCGCTCATGTTCAACACGATTCTATTGATCTTCCCTATTCATCGCAGAGGGGCGATTATGGGATTGATGGGCTTGGTGATCATGTTCGCTCCGGCGATCGGGCCGACGATTTCCGGATTTTTAATTGAAAACTTAAGCTGGCATTGGATTTTCTGGGTGTCTCTTCCGTTTCTAGTGTTTGCACTAGTTTTCGGCATCATGTTCATGCAGAACGTCAGCGTGATCACAAAACCTAAGATCGACATCACTTCCATCGTCTTATCGTCTCTTGGATTTGGCGGCATCGTCTATGGATTCAGCACCGCTGGGGAAAGCGGCTGGGGCAGTTTCATCGTCATCGCATCTATTGCGGTTGGATTTGTCTCATTGTTCTTGTTCTCCATCCGGCAATTTAAAATGGACCAGCCGATGATCAACCTCCGCGTCTTTAAATACCCTATGTTCACCCTTGGGCTCGCGGCTGTGTTTATCGCGTTCATGGTCATCCTGTCATCAGCCATTCTGCTGCCGCTGTATTTGCAGACGGGACTTGGCTTGGCAGCTGTCACAGCCGGGCTCATCCTCCTGCCGGGCGGCGTGTTAAATGGATTGATGTCACCGATTACCGGGCGGATTTACGATAAATACGGGCCGAGAGGATTGGTCATTCCCGGATTTTCCATCATCATCATTACCTTGTGGAACTTATCAGGCGTCACGACCGCCACGACCGCAGTCACAATCGTCGTCTTGAATACTCTTTTGATGGTCGGGGTTTCATTGGTGATGATGCCTGCCCAAACCAATGCATTGAACCAATTGCCAAAAGACTTGTATCCGGATGGCACCGCTTTGATGAACACCCTTCAGCAAGTATCAGGCGCCATCGGGACAGCGGTCGCCATCACCATCATGTCATCGACACAATCGACCTATATGCAAACTGTGTCCGATCCAAACAGCGCTTCCGCTATTCCCGAAGCACTGACGGCTGGCGTACAAAATGCCTTTACATTCGGTTTGGTGCTCGCTGTGATCGGTTTGGTGATTTCTTTCTTCATCAAATCCGTCCACCTGGCCAAAGAAGAAGCACCTCAAGGAAAAGTTGTCGAAAACACTTAA
- a CDS encoding TetR/AcrR family transcriptional regulator: MSKPNTKVALIEAASRLFRLHGYEGISLNDILKEINIPKGSLYHYFPNGKEELAVEAIHHTKDIVLAWIEESFEQIGDPVKAVQDHIHQLTVLLKDETEQVGFPIGTIAAEKYSTNEPIRSACQTAFEEWSELYSTKFFEAGYSEKQAKDYGVFILAAIEGGILLSLTTKSEESLLIIADQIPFILSKREN; the protein is encoded by the coding sequence ATGTCTAAACCCAATACGAAAGTGGCGTTGATCGAGGCTGCTTCCAGATTGTTCCGCCTGCACGGCTACGAAGGGATCAGTCTTAACGATATTTTAAAAGAGATCAATATTCCTAAAGGCTCCTTGTACCATTATTTCCCTAATGGCAAAGAAGAGCTGGCTGTCGAGGCCATTCATCATACCAAAGATATTGTTTTGGCATGGATTGAAGAGTCGTTCGAACAAATCGGCGATCCTGTCAAAGCGGTGCAAGACCATATTCATCAGCTGACCGTTCTATTGAAAGATGAGACAGAACAGGTCGGGTTTCCGATTGGAACGATTGCAGCTGAAAAATATTCGACCAATGAACCGATCAGGTCCGCGTGCCAAACGGCATTCGAAGAGTGGAGCGAACTATACTCCACTAAGTTTTTTGAAGCAGGATACAGTGAAAAGCAGGCTAAAGATTACGGTGTTTTCATTCTGGCCGCGATCGAAGGAGGCATTCTTCTTTCACTTACTACCAAAAGCGAGGAATCGCTTTTAATCATCGCCGATCAAATTCCTTTCATCTTGTCAAAAAGAGAGAATTAG
- a CDS encoding TetR/AcrR family transcriptional regulator: protein MTDSGLRDMKKIATRQALAEAAFNLAVEHGVDGFVVEDIVKTAGYSRRTFANYFSCKEEAIANSLTMNDYLERDGQFSFSTENYTPLDTIELYIRGSFTINKLRRLNQLVSLSRNYPSLKLYVTGALMEVQDFAKRGISEEFGSDYPEEYYPILIGAVFGAILPVLDESIAVKLPKDGEQDEADNEFNQYIDIVFAHLRKGFN from the coding sequence ATGACTGACAGCGGTTTGCGGGATATGAAAAAAATAGCGACACGCCAAGCCTTGGCCGAAGCTGCTTTTAACTTAGCGGTGGAGCATGGTGTAGACGGGTTTGTTGTGGAAGATATCGTTAAAACGGCAGGCTATTCACGCCGGACATTTGCCAATTATTTTTCATGCAAGGAAGAAGCGATCGCCAACTCCTTGACGATGAATGATTATTTAGAGCGCGACGGCCAGTTCTCCTTCTCCACGGAAAATTACACGCCTTTAGACACCATCGAATTGTATATCCGCGGAAGTTTCACGATCAATAAATTGAGGCGTCTCAATCAGCTAGTTTCACTGTCACGAAACTACCCTTCGCTCAAATTGTATGTAACCGGCGCATTGATGGAAGTGCAGGATTTTGCGAAACGCGGAATCAGTGAAGAGTTCGGCAGCGACTATCCGGAAGAGTATTACCCTATTCTGATCGGCGCCGTATTCGGTGCGATTTTGCCGGTGCTTGATGAAAGCATCGCCGTTAAATTGCCGAAAGACGGGGAACAGGACGAGGCAGATAACGAGTTTAACCAATACATCGATATCGTTTTTGCCCATTTACGAAAAGGCTTTAACTAA
- the tyrS gene encoding tyrosine--tRNA ligase, with translation MRLTPAEQMKIIEKGAAEIIEEGELLEKLERSYNEQRPLTIKLGLDPSAPDIHLGHAVVLRKIKQLQDLGHQAVILIGDFTGRIGDPSGKAKGRTALSDEEVRQNAETYYEQIFKVLDKTKTTVRFNSEWLSKLNFEEVLKLAASTSVARMLERDDFQNRYQNQSPIGLHEFFYPLMQAYDSVELKADIEIGGTDQTFNILMGRTLQKHMGQEKQVAIFMPLIEGLDGVEKMSKSLGNYIGISEAPEIMFKKVMEIPDPLVFKYFELTTDEHPLAIESLLDRLEDGENPRNIKLELAEIITALYHGEDAMKEAKRYFETAFQKREIPENIPSLLVEIGKERIEEIIPQLVESGFVRSKSEFVRLIEQNGVSFNGDKLTREELDTIVHNGDVLQIGKKRFVRFEK, from the coding sequence ATGCGACTCACACCCGCTGAACAAATGAAAATCATCGAAAAAGGAGCAGCCGAAATCATCGAGGAAGGCGAATTGCTCGAAAAGCTCGAACGCTCATACAATGAACAGCGCCCGCTCACCATCAAGCTTGGGCTCGATCCGTCCGCACCTGATATCCACCTTGGCCACGCAGTAGTTTTGCGCAAAATCAAGCAATTACAGGACCTCGGCCACCAGGCGGTCATTTTGATCGGCGACTTCACCGGGCGCATCGGCGACCCTTCCGGCAAGGCGAAAGGACGGACCGCGCTCAGTGACGAAGAGGTCCGGCAGAATGCGGAGACTTACTATGAACAGATCTTCAAAGTGCTCGACAAAACGAAGACAACGGTGCGTTTCAATAGCGAATGGCTGTCGAAACTGAATTTCGAGGAGGTCTTGAAGCTTGCCGCCAGCACATCGGTCGCGCGCATGCTCGAACGCGACGATTTCCAGAACCGCTACCAAAACCAATCGCCGATCGGCCTTCACGAGTTTTTCTACCCGCTCATGCAAGCCTATGATTCCGTTGAACTGAAAGCGGACATCGAAATCGGCGGCACCGACCAGACCTTCAATATTTTGATGGGCCGTACGCTGCAAAAGCATATGGGCCAGGAAAAACAAGTCGCCATCTTCATGCCGCTGATCGAAGGGCTCGACGGCGTGGAAAAGATGAGCAAAAGCCTGGGCAATTACATTGGCATCAGCGAAGCGCCTGAAATCATGTTCAAAAAAGTGATGGAAATCCCCGATCCCTTGGTCTTCAAGTACTTTGAACTGACGACCGATGAGCATCCCTTGGCGATCGAATCCTTACTTGACCGGCTCGAAGACGGCGAAAACCCGCGCAATATCAAATTGGAACTGGCGGAAATCATCACGGCGCTCTACCACGGCGAAGACGCGATGAAAGAAGCAAAACGCTACTTCGAGACGGCCTTCCAAAAGCGTGAAATCCCGGAAAATATCCCTTCGCTGCTGGTGGAAATCGGCAAGGAACGCATCGAAGAAATCATCCCGCAGCTCGTGGAATCCGGATTTGTCCGCAGCAAAAGTGAATTTGTGCGGCTCATTGAACAAAACGGCGTATCGTTTAACGGCGACAAGCTGACACGCGAAGAACTCGACACCATCGTCCATAACGGCGACGTCCTGCAGATCGGCAAAAAGCGCTTCGTGCGTTTTGAAAAATAA